Within Xanthomonas oryzae pv. oryzae, the genomic segment TGCATGCGGTGACCGGTGCCGGGGGTGGCGCGATCCTGCTATTCCTGGCGCTGACCGGCATGCCGTGGTCGTGGCTCTGGGGTGCGCAGGTCAATCGCTGGGCCAATGGGCATGATTTTGGCTATCCCGCCGGGTTGCGTGTGCAGCAGCCGATGTCGCAACAACGGTTGGCAGACAGTGGTGAGCCGGCGTGGTCGTTGCGGCAGGCGCGCTTGCCGGAGTCTGTGTTGCCTGCACGCCTGGCTGAAGGGGGGATGAGCCGCTGCATGGCGAGCACGCGAATGGGCTGCAGTTAGGCAACGAGTACTCCGGGCACACGGCGCGCACGGTAGCCCCAGGGCATGCAGACCACGAAGAGCACGAAGAGCACATAGCCCAGTCAGAGCAGTCAGCCCAACACGCGCACTCGGCAGATAGCGCGCATGCTGCCAATGGCGATGCCGGCGGCGTTGCTGGGCCGGGACGGGGAGCGATCGGCCTGGATGCGGCGATTGCGCGCTTCGATGCACGCGGCATCCTGCCGGGATATAGCGTGGCACCGCCGCGTGGTGCGACCGGGGTCTATACCGCGACGGTATATCCGGCCGATCTGCAGCGTCAGCGCGTGATCCATCTGGATCAATACAGCGGCACGGTGCTGCTGGACATGCGTTACCGCGACTACGGGCCGCTGGCCAAGCTGCTGGAATGGGGCATCAACGTGCACCTGGGGCAGCAGTACGGCACTGCCAACCAGTTGATCCTGTTGTTCGCCTGCTTGGCGATTGTGCTGTTGTGCGTCAGCGCGGCGGTGATGTGGTGGAAGCGCCGCCCAAGCGGAGGGCTGGGCGTGCCGCCGTTGCCGGCCGATCCACGGACGCTACGCGGCCTGCTGGTGCTGCTGGTGTTGTGCGGGCTGATCTTCCCGCTGGTCGGCCTGTCGTTCGTGCTGATGTGGGTATTGGATCGTTACTGGATGCAGCGTACGCAAGCGGATGCGGCAGCAGGATGATGGGCGCGCGCCGATGCCGAAGCGCTGATGGCAGTACGTTGCGATCATGACTGGATGCAGCATGCCCAGGCAGACGCCGCACATTCTGATGAACGCGCCCTCGGTACAAGCGCGCATCGCAGTGGGCTGCCGCGGCTAGATATCCTCGTGGATGCCGCACTCCCGCTTCAGGCCAAAGAAGCGCGTGTCTTCCTCGCGCATGCCGGGTTCCCAGCGACGCGTGGTGTGGAAATCGCCGATGGACACGTAGCCTTGTTCCCACAGTGGGTGGTACGGCAGCTCGTGCGCCTGCAGGTACTGCCACACGTCGCGATCGGTCCAGTCGGCGATGGGGCTGATTTTGTAGCGCTCACCGCGCTTCTGCACGATTGGCGTCTGCGCGCGGCCGCCGGATTGGCTGCGGCGCAGGCCGGTGAACCAGGTGCCCACGTTGAGTTCGTCCAAGGCGCGGCGCATCGGTTCGACCTTGCGCAGGTTGTTGTACTGATCGATGCCGACCATGCCTTGTTCCCACAGGCGGCCGTGGCGCGCTTCCATCCAGGCGCGGCTGACCAGCGGGCGATATACCTTGAGATTGAGCTTGAGCCGTTCGGTCAAGGCATCGGCGAAGCGGTAGGTTTCCGGGAACAGGTAGCCGGTGTCGATCAGGATCACCGGGATGTCCGGGCGTTGCTGGCTGAGCAGATGCAGCGTCACTGCCGATTGCGCGCCGAAGCTGGACGACAGCGCCGCGTCCTG encodes:
- a CDS encoding phosphoadenylyl-sulfate reductase; this translates as MTALPAASITSSALDDLDALNAQLEGLRADERVAWALQHGPQDAALSSSFGAQSAVTLHLLSQQRPDIPVILIDTGYLFPETYRFADALTERLKLNLKVYRPLVSRAWMEARHGRLWEQGMVGIDQYNNLRKVEPMRRALDELNVGTWFTGLRRSQSGGRAQTPIVQKRGERYKISPIADWTDRDVWQYLQAHELPYHPLWEQGYVSIGDFHTTRRWEPGMREEDTRFFGLKRECGIHEDI